In a genomic window of Aeromonas veronii:
- a CDS encoding NAD(P)H-binding protein, whose product MIRIIILGANGQLARNTIPVLLQHKGIELTLYLRRAQRITNPDPARVKVIEGDVLDRAALEAAMQGQDVAYANLAGEMALQAGSIIAAMNAVGLKRLIFISSMGIYGEVPGEPYRSILDPYRDSAALIEASDLDYTILRPGWFTRDTAINYQLTRKGEPFRGHDVSLNSLSDLISKLVIDPKLELRQSLGVSNS is encoded by the coding sequence ATGATTCGTATTATTATCCTCGGCGCCAATGGTCAGTTGGCGCGCAATACCATCCCTGTACTTCTCCAACACAAGGGGATTGAACTCACCCTTTATCTGCGCCGCGCCCAGCGCATCACTAACCCGGATCCCGCTCGGGTAAAGGTCATCGAGGGGGATGTGCTGGACAGAGCAGCTCTTGAAGCTGCCATGCAGGGCCAAGATGTGGCCTATGCCAACCTAGCTGGCGAGATGGCACTGCAGGCTGGTTCTATCATCGCCGCGATGAATGCGGTCGGGCTCAAACGCCTTATTTTTATCAGTTCGATGGGGATATATGGTGAAGTACCGGGTGAACCCTATCGCAGTATTCTGGATCCTTACCGTGACAGTGCTGCTTTGATTGAAGCTTCCGATCTGGACTACACCATTTTGCGTCCCGGTTGGTTCACTCGTGATACTGCGATTAATTACCAATTGACTCGAAAGGGCGAGCCGTTTCGAGGCCATGATGTCTCCCTGAATAGTCTGTCTGACTTGATCTCCAAGTTGGTAATAGATCCGAAGTTGGAACTGCGGCAGAGCCTGGGAGTGAGTAACTCATGA
- a CDS encoding MFS transporter — MTRTTLPDQYGPVRKGVVLVIIMASYLMLVIDVSIVLTGLPRIQAALGFTPAGLSWIQNAYTLAFGGFLLLGARAGDILGRRRMFILGLAMFTLASLAIGTAQSSEWMIGFRAVQGVAAAVLAPSTLALISTHFEEGHERTQALAWYAAAAGIGATVGLVLGGILADLISWRAGFLINLPIGILLMVGSLRYIRETEPHRGRFDLAGAFSSTLGMCSLVFGIVEAAEAGWSSPLTYGCITAGLLLLAYFMRIEMHAEQPLVPLTLLRDARRNGAYVARLLFLCAMAGFWFFTAQYLQGGLGFSPMLAGMAFLPVTLPQFATSVTVPAAARRLGQRPILLAGLTLCLIGVLWLGLAATEVSYLGGGVTDDPYRFGTRLGVGTVDCCGCSWRRTSQCRRGLRFAQCGTSAWRFFGACHSGCGLCWR; from the coding sequence ATGACTCGTACAACCCTCCCCGATCAATATGGTCCTGTACGCAAAGGAGTGGTGTTGGTCATCATCATGGCCAGTTACCTGATGCTCGTCATTGATGTCTCCATTGTGCTGACAGGCCTGCCGCGGATCCAGGCTGCGCTTGGCTTTACGCCCGCTGGGTTATCGTGGATCCAGAATGCTTATACGCTCGCCTTCGGTGGCTTTCTGCTACTGGGGGCGAGGGCAGGGGATATCCTTGGCCGGAGACGGATGTTTATCCTTGGTCTAGCGATGTTTACCCTGGCTTCATTAGCCATCGGTACGGCACAGTCATCAGAATGGATGATAGGCTTTCGTGCGGTACAGGGGGTTGCTGCTGCAGTACTGGCACCCTCCACTCTCGCGCTGATCTCGACCCATTTCGAGGAAGGGCACGAGCGTACTCAGGCCCTGGCTTGGTACGCAGCGGCGGCCGGTATCGGTGCGACAGTGGGGTTGGTGCTCGGCGGGATTTTGGCTGATCTGATTTCCTGGCGCGCAGGTTTTTTGATCAACTTACCCATTGGCATCCTCTTGATGGTTGGTAGCCTGCGCTATATCCGTGAAACCGAACCTCACCGTGGCCGCTTCGATCTTGCAGGGGCTTTTAGCTCAACCCTTGGTATGTGTTCACTGGTATTCGGTATTGTCGAAGCTGCAGAAGCGGGATGGTCATCACCGTTGACTTACGGCTGCATTACAGCCGGTCTACTGCTTCTGGCCTACTTCATGCGGATAGAGATGCACGCCGAGCAACCCCTGGTGCCACTGACTCTACTAAGAGATGCGCGGCGTAACGGCGCTTATGTTGCTCGCCTGCTGTTTCTGTGTGCTATGGCTGGGTTCTGGTTCTTCACCGCTCAATATTTGCAGGGGGGCTTGGGTTTCTCTCCCATGTTGGCAGGGATGGCTTTCTTGCCAGTGACGCTCCCCCAGTTTGCCACCTCTGTGACTGTACCTGCCGCCGCGCGCCGCCTCGGCCAGCGTCCGATCTTGCTTGCTGGGCTCACGCTGTGCCTGATCGGTGTGCTGTGGTTGGGGCTGGCTGCCACTGAGGTCTCGTATCTGGGGGGTGGTGTTACCGATGATCCTTATCGGTTTGGGACAAGGCTGGGTGTTGGGACCGTTGACTGTTGCGGGTGTAGCTGGCGTCGAACATCGCAATGCCGGCGCGGCCTCCGGTTTGCTCAATGTGGCACATCAGCTTGGCGCTTCTTTGGGGCTTGCCATTCTGGTTGTGGTCTATGCTGGCGGTAA
- the nrdA gene encoding ribonucleoside-diphosphate reductase subunit alpha, which yields MNLFVTKRNGHKEPIDLDKIHRVLDWAAEGLDNVSVSQVELKSHIQFYDGIRTADIHETIIKATADLISEQTPDYQYMAARLAIFHLRKKAYGQFEPPHLYQHVARLVDMGKYDKHLLEDYTQAEFEELNAHMDHWRDMDFSYAAVKQLEGKYLVQNRVTGEIYESPQFLYILVAACLFSKYPKDTRLDYIKRFYDAVSTFKISLPTPIMSGVRTPTRQFSSCVLIECDDSLDSINATASSIVRYVSQRAGIGINAGRIRGLGSPIRGGEAFHTGCIPFYKYFQTAVKCCSQGGVRGGAATLFYPLWHTEVESLLVLKNNRGVEENRVRHMDYGVQINKLMYQRLIKGGDITLFSPSDAPGLYDAFFADQDKFEALYVKYEQDPAIRKKTLKAVDLFSLMMQERAGTGRIYIQNVDHCNTHSPFDPSVAPVRQSNLCLEIALPTKPLNNIDDESGEIALCTLSAFNLGAIEKLEDLEEMADLAVRALDALLDYQDYPIAAAKKGSMGRRTLGIGVINYAYYLAKNGARYSDGSGLALTHRTFEAIQYYLLKASVQLAREFGPCPLFGETTYAQGILPIDTYKKDLDALCNEPLHLDWESLRSDIKSVGLRNSTLTALMPSETSSQISNATNGIEPPRGLVSVKASKDGILKQVVPEYDRLKDQYELLWKQPSVDGYLQLVGIMQKFVDQAISANTNYDPARFEGNKVPMKQLLKDLLTAYKYGLKTLYYHNTRDGADDTQTDLQDDGCAGGACKI from the coding sequence ATGAACTTGTTTGTGACGAAGCGTAACGGACACAAAGAACCCATCGATCTGGATAAAATTCACCGCGTGCTGGACTGGGCCGCCGAAGGGCTCGACAACGTGTCGGTCTCCCAGGTAGAGCTCAAATCCCACATCCAGTTCTATGACGGTATCCGTACCGCCGACATTCACGAAACCATCATCAAGGCGACGGCAGACCTCATCTCCGAACAGACCCCTGACTACCAGTACATGGCAGCCCGTCTGGCCATCTTCCACCTGCGCAAGAAGGCCTACGGTCAGTTCGAACCACCCCACCTCTACCAGCACGTGGCTCGTCTGGTGGACATGGGCAAATACGACAAGCATCTGCTGGAAGACTACACCCAGGCCGAGTTCGAAGAGCTGAACGCCCATATGGATCACTGGCGTGATATGGACTTCTCCTACGCGGCGGTCAAGCAGCTGGAAGGCAAATATCTGGTCCAGAACCGCGTCACCGGCGAGATCTACGAGAGCCCGCAGTTCCTCTACATCCTGGTAGCGGCCTGCCTCTTCTCCAAATACCCGAAAGATACCCGTCTGGACTACATCAAGCGCTTCTATGATGCGGTCTCGACCTTCAAGATCTCGCTGCCGACCCCGATCATGAGCGGCGTGCGCACCCCGACCCGCCAATTCAGCTCCTGCGTGCTGATCGAGTGCGACGACAGTCTGGATTCCATCAACGCCACCGCCAGCTCCATCGTGCGCTATGTTTCCCAGCGCGCCGGTATCGGCATCAACGCCGGGCGCATCCGCGGTCTGGGCAGCCCCATCCGTGGTGGCGAAGCGTTCCACACCGGTTGCATCCCCTTCTACAAATACTTCCAGACTGCCGTGAAGTGCTGCTCCCAGGGCGGCGTGCGCGGCGGTGCTGCGACCCTGTTCTACCCGCTGTGGCACACCGAAGTGGAAAGCCTGCTGGTGCTGAAGAACAACCGCGGCGTGGAAGAGAACCGGGTCCGTCACATGGACTACGGCGTGCAGATCAACAAGCTGATGTACCAGCGCCTCATCAAGGGCGGTGACATCACCCTGTTCTCCCCGTCCGATGCGCCGGGTCTGTACGATGCCTTCTTCGCGGATCAAGACAAGTTCGAAGCGCTCTACGTCAAATACGAGCAGGATCCGGCCATTCGCAAGAAGACCCTCAAGGCTGTCGATCTCTTCTCCCTGATGATGCAGGAGCGTGCCGGTACCGGTCGCATCTACATTCAGAACGTGGATCACTGCAACACCCACAGCCCGTTCGACCCGAGCGTGGCGCCGGTACGCCAGTCCAACCTCTGCCTCGAAATTGCACTGCCGACCAAGCCGCTCAACAACATCGACGACGAGAGCGGCGAAATCGCCCTGTGCACCCTCTCCGCCTTCAACCTCGGTGCCATCGAGAAGCTGGAAGATCTGGAAGAGATGGCCGATCTGGCCGTGCGTGCCCTCGATGCCCTGCTCGACTATCAGGACTACCCGATTGCCGCCGCCAAGAAGGGCAGCATGGGTCGTCGCACCCTGGGTATCGGCGTCATCAACTACGCCTACTACCTGGCCAAAAACGGTGCCCGTTACTCCGACGGTTCCGGTCTGGCCCTGACTCACCGCACCTTCGAGGCCATTCAGTACTACCTGCTGAAAGCCTCCGTGCAGCTGGCCCGCGAGTTCGGCCCCTGCCCGCTGTTTGGCGAGACCACCTACGCCCAGGGTATTTTGCCCATCGACACCTATAAGAAGGATCTGGATGCGCTGTGCAACGAGCCGCTGCATCTGGATTGGGAAAGTCTGCGTTCCGATATCAAGTCCGTGGGCTTGCGCAACTCCACCCTGACCGCCCTGATGCCGAGCGAGACCTCCAGCCAGATCTCCAACGCCACCAACGGTATCGAGCCGCCGCGCGGCCTGGTCTCGGTCAAGGCCTCCAAAGACGGCATTCTCAAGCAGGTGGTGCCCGAGTATGATCGCCTGAAAGATCAATACGAATTGCTCTGGAAGCAACCGAGCGTTGACGGCTACCTGCAGTTGGTCGGTATCATGCAGAAGTTTGTGGATCAGGCGATCTCCGCCAACACCAACTACGATCCGGCCCGTTTCGAAGGCAACAAGGTGCCGATGAAGCAGCTGCTGAAGGACTTGCTGACCGCCTATAAATACGGCCTCAAGACTCTGTACTATCACAACACCCGTGATGGTGCAGACGACACCCAGACCGATCTGCAAGATGACGGTTGTGCTGGCGGGGCTTGCAAAATCTAA
- a CDS encoding HAD-IA family hydrolase: MSASHPVPLRCVLFDLDGTLLDTAPDLGAAVNHVLISEGFAPLSDDIIRQTTSHGALGLLKAGLGDELLEELGAARLRNALLDYYAANLCVGTRPYEGMVDLIEWLDEKSLPWGIVTNKPGFLTEPLLAALPALANCGVTVSADTLPVRKPDPAPMFFACDQLGVEAAHCLYVGDHVRDIEAGRNAGMRTAVAGWGYLSDNEDPAEWGADLHFDTVQALHHWLRYELTAND; this comes from the coding sequence ATGAGCGCCTCTCACCCTGTGCCCCTGCGCTGCGTGCTGTTCGATCTGGACGGCACCCTGCTCGACACAGCCCCGGATCTGGGGGCTGCAGTCAACCACGTGCTGATAAGTGAAGGCTTTGCGCCACTCTCTGATGACATCATTCGCCAGACCACCTCCCACGGAGCGCTCGGGCTGCTCAAGGCAGGCCTCGGCGATGAGCTGCTTGAGGAGCTGGGGGCAGCGCGTCTGCGCAATGCCCTGCTCGACTACTACGCGGCCAATCTTTGCGTCGGTACCCGCCCCTATGAGGGAATGGTGGATCTCATCGAGTGGCTGGATGAAAAATCACTGCCCTGGGGCATCGTCACCAACAAGCCGGGCTTTCTCACCGAGCCACTGCTGGCTGCCCTACCGGCGCTCGCCAACTGCGGCGTGACGGTTAGCGCCGACACCCTGCCGGTACGCAAGCCCGACCCCGCCCCCATGTTCTTTGCCTGCGACCAGCTTGGCGTCGAGGCAGCTCACTGCCTCTATGTGGGGGATCATGTGCGGGACATCGAGGCGGGCCGCAATGCCGGCATGCGCACCGCGGTCGCAGGCTGGGGCTATCTGAGCGATAACGAGGATCCCGCCGAGTGGGGCGCCGATCTGCACTTCGATACCGTGCAGGCGCTGCACCACTGGCTGCGCTACGAGCTGACGGCCAACGACTGA
- a CDS encoding aldo/keto reductase produces MQTRQLGKSGLTVSAIGLGCMGLSFGYGPATDKAQAIALIQRAHDLGVTFFDTAEAYGPGDNELLLGEALAPFRDQVVIATKFGFKHGKVSEGLDSRPATIRAVAEASLRRLNTDVIDLFYQHRVDPDVPMEEVAGTVRDLIQEGKVRHFGLSEAGVDSIHRAHAVQPVAALQSEYSLWWREPEQAILPLLEELGIGFVPFSPLGKGFLTGAIKADTRFDDADFRNIVPRFAEAARQANLHLVEVLSDLATGKGVTSAQIALAWLLAQKPWIAPIPGTTKLHRLEENLGAANVRLSPVDLHDIQVALAGLKVEGDRYPSHLQRNVGR; encoded by the coding sequence ATGCAAACACGTCAACTAGGCAAGAGCGGACTCACAGTATCCGCCATCGGTCTGGGCTGCATGGGGCTTAGCTTTGGCTATGGTCCTGCCACCGACAAGGCACAGGCCATCGCCCTGATCCAGCGCGCCCATGACCTGGGAGTGACCTTCTTCGATACCGCAGAGGCCTATGGCCCCGGCGATAACGAGCTGTTGCTGGGGGAGGCGCTTGCCCCCTTTCGCGACCAGGTGGTGATCGCCACCAAATTCGGCTTCAAGCACGGCAAGGTCTCGGAGGGGCTGGATAGTCGCCCGGCCACTATCCGCGCCGTGGCAGAGGCATCGCTACGCCGCCTCAACACTGATGTGATCGACCTCTTCTACCAGCATCGCGTCGATCCCGATGTGCCGATGGAGGAGGTCGCAGGGACGGTGCGAGATCTTATTCAGGAGGGCAAGGTACGCCACTTCGGCCTGTCCGAGGCCGGTGTCGACTCCATTCACCGTGCCCACGCCGTGCAGCCGGTGGCGGCGCTGCAGAGCGAATACTCCCTCTGGTGGCGGGAGCCGGAACAGGCGATTTTGCCGTTGCTGGAGGAGCTGGGCATCGGCTTCGTCCCCTTCAGCCCGCTCGGCAAGGGCTTTCTGACCGGGGCCATCAAGGCTGATACCCGCTTCGATGACGCGGATTTTCGCAATATAGTCCCACGTTTTGCCGAGGCGGCGCGCCAGGCCAACCTGCATCTGGTCGAGGTATTGAGCGACCTAGCCACCGGCAAGGGGGTGACGTCGGCCCAGATCGCACTTGCCTGGTTGCTGGCACAAAAGCCCTGGATCGCCCCCATTCCTGGCACCACCAAGCTGCATCGGCTCGAGGAGAATCTGGGCGCTGCCAATGTGCGGCTCAGCCCCGTTGATTTGCATGACATCCAGGTTGCGCTGGCCGGGCTCAAGGTGGAGGGGGATCGCTATCCGTCACATCTGCAGCGGAATGTGGGTCGCTAA
- the ubiG gene encoding bifunctional 2-polyprenyl-6-hydroxyphenol methylase/3-demethylubiquinol 3-O-methyltransferase UbiG has protein sequence MNSDANVDLTEIAKFEAIASRWWDMEGEFKPLHQINPVRLDWITDKSGGLFGKRILDIGCGGGILSESMARRGAKVTGIDMGKEPLGVARLHALEQGVELEYRQITAEAHAAEVPGQYDVVTCMEMLEHVPDPASVLRAIATLVRPGGRVFVSTINRNPKSYLMMIIGAEYLMKMVPKGTHDHKKFITPAELCRMGEAAGLLVRDMSGVHYAPLTNQFKLGKNVDVNYMVEFVRPEHS, from the coding sequence ATGAACAGTGATGCCAATGTCGATCTGACAGAAATCGCCAAGTTTGAAGCCATCGCCTCCCGCTGGTGGGACATGGAAGGTGAATTCAAACCCCTGCATCAAATCAATCCGGTACGCCTTGACTGGATCACCGACAAAAGTGGCGGTCTGTTTGGCAAGCGCATTCTCGATATCGGATGTGGTGGCGGCATTCTCTCCGAGAGCATGGCCCGCCGTGGCGCCAAGGTCACCGGCATCGACATGGGCAAGGAGCCCCTCGGCGTCGCCCGCTTGCACGCCCTGGAGCAGGGTGTCGAGCTCGAGTACCGCCAGATCACCGCCGAAGCCCATGCTGCCGAAGTGCCGGGCCAGTATGACGTGGTCACCTGCATGGAGATGCTGGAGCATGTGCCGGACCCCGCCTCGGTGCTACGCGCCATCGCGACCCTGGTGCGCCCGGGTGGCCGGGTGTTCGTCTCCACCATCAACCGCAATCCCAAATCCTATCTGATGATGATCATCGGGGCCGAATACCTGATGAAGATGGTGCCCAAGGGTACCCACGATCACAAAAAATTCATCACCCCGGCCGAACTGTGCCGCATGGGTGAAGCAGCAGGTCTGTTGGTGCGGGACATGAGCGGCGTCCACTACGCCCCCCTCACCAACCAGTTCAAGCTCGGCAAGAATGTCGACGTCAACTATATGGTGGAGTTTGTCCGCCCGGAGCACAGTTGA
- a CDS encoding alpha/beta hydrolase domain-containing protein: MKNSDQLNSASVPRSAFPTRFLRHTLFALACTTMAATINAAPGSMLESPAAELAPAIGTAMSATPMPLKASGYVEEEFFIHGKANRYRIANSLEDAQLIDAGHPYVTRALVRRPVAYSGRS; the protein is encoded by the coding sequence ATGAAAAACAGCGATCAGTTAAATTCAGCCAGTGTGCCGAGATCCGCTTTCCCCACACGTTTCTTACGTCACACGCTGTTTGCTCTGGCCTGCACGACCATGGCTGCAACAATCAACGCCGCCCCAGGTTCCATGCTGGAATCTCCTGCTGCCGAGTTGGCACCCGCGATCGGTACGGCGATGAGTGCGACGCCAATGCCTTTGAAAGCAAGTGGTTATGTGGAGGAAGAGTTCTTTATTCACGGTAAAGCCAATCGTTATCGGATTGCGAACTCTCTGGAAGATGCACAACTGATTGATGCGGGCCACCCGTATGTCACTCGTGCGCTGGTCAGACGTCCAGTTGCATATTCCGGCCGATCATGA
- a CDS encoding cupin domain-containing protein produces the protein MNPISAARALPQAEVKDQTIQVFSPEQVPATRGNSEFFVGDVYVDQLYQGTAPAAISGGLVSFMPGARTAWHTHPLGQTLYVVSGVGRVQMAGAPVQVIRPGDLVWIPAGVTHWHGAAPDTPMTHLALAEQQDGKVVTWLAQVSESDYRSVP, from the coding sequence ATGAACCCAATATCCGCAGCAAGGGCGCTCCCTCAGGCCGAAGTAAAAGATCAGACGATACAGGTATTTTCCCCGGAGCAGGTGCCTGCAACCCGCGGCAACAGTGAGTTCTTCGTCGGGGATGTCTATGTGGATCAGCTATATCAGGGAACGGCACCCGCCGCTATCTCTGGCGGCCTGGTCAGCTTCATGCCAGGGGCGCGCACCGCCTGGCATACCCATCCTTTGGGTCAGACCCTCTACGTGGTCAGTGGGGTGGGGCGGGTACAGATGGCGGGAGCGCCTGTCCAGGTGATCCGGCCAGGGGATCTGGTGTGGATCCCGGCCGGGGTGACGCACTGGCATGGTGCTGCGCCAGATACCCCCATGACCCACCTGGCGCTGGCAGAACAGCAGGATGGCAAGGTGGTGACCTGGCTCGCGCAGGTGAGCGAGAGTGATTATCGGTCAGTACCATGA
- the yfaE gene encoding class I ribonucleotide reductase maintenance protein YfaE — MSDAIRTLTPAPHAVAEQQAVVAPRVHTRDGVLHAHPGESVLETLERHGHHVEFQCRSGYCGACRTPLMAGKVHYPAVPLAFVALGECLPCCCKPVGVIRLDIQKG, encoded by the coding sequence GTGAGTGACGCCATCCGCACGCTGACCCCTGCCCCGCACGCAGTTGCCGAACAGCAGGCGGTCGTGGCACCACGGGTACATACCCGGGATGGGGTGCTGCACGCCCATCCCGGCGAAAGCGTGTTGGAGACCCTGGAGCGCCACGGTCATCATGTGGAGTTTCAGTGTCGCAGCGGCTATTGCGGCGCCTGCCGCACGCCGCTGATGGCAGGCAAGGTGCACTACCCTGCGGTGCCGCTGGCATTTGTCGCCCTAGGGGAGTGCCTGCCCTGCTGCTGCAAACCGGTAGGTGTCATCCGACTGGATATCCAGAAGGGCTGA
- a CDS encoding iron-containing alcohol dehydrogenase, whose protein sequence is MDNFSFYNPTRIEFGTGKERLIGEILAQHGIKKVLLAYGSDRIKGDGLFATVSASLSEQGIPFVACGGIVSNPLISKVRDAIALAREQEVDAILSVGGGSVLDSAKAIAAGSLYQGDVWDLFVGKGKIEAALPVFAILTLAATGSEMNSGAVVTNDDTKEKFAINSVHTFPKVSIVNPALMQTVSRDYLVYSAADIIAHSIEGYFTAKVQPKIQSRLVESVIATVLETTERLLTDPADYNARAEFAWAATLALNGLTYAGTSGFGYPNHMIEHSLSALFNVPHGAGLSVVMPAWMKWFHGQNPAQFERFAQQLFGLNTAEEGIAALEKWFDKIGTPTRLSQLGITETDLPAILENLKGNARWFGLAEIYTQDVLASILHKAL, encoded by the coding sequence ATGGACAATTTCAGCTTTTACAACCCGACCCGGATCGAGTTCGGTACCGGCAAGGAGCGCCTCATCGGCGAGATCCTGGCTCAGCACGGCATCAAGAAGGTGCTGCTGGCCTATGGCAGCGATCGTATCAAGGGGGATGGCCTCTTTGCTACCGTGAGCGCCAGCCTGAGCGAGCAGGGGATCCCGTTCGTGGCGTGCGGTGGCATCGTCAGCAACCCGCTCATCTCCAAGGTGCGTGATGCCATTGCCCTGGCGCGGGAGCAGGAGGTCGATGCCATTCTCAGCGTTGGCGGTGGCTCCGTGCTCGACAGCGCCAAGGCGATTGCCGCAGGCAGCCTCTATCAGGGGGATGTCTGGGATCTGTTCGTCGGCAAGGGGAAGATCGAGGCGGCGTTGCCGGTGTTTGCCATCCTGACCCTGGCCGCTACTGGCAGTGAGATGAACAGCGGGGCCGTGGTCACCAACGACGATACCAAGGAGAAGTTTGCGATCAACTCTGTGCACACCTTCCCCAAGGTATCCATCGTCAACCCGGCCCTGATGCAGACGGTCTCTCGCGACTATCTGGTCTATTCGGCGGCAGACATCATCGCCCACTCCATCGAGGGCTACTTCACCGCCAAGGTGCAGCCGAAAATTCAGTCCCGCCTGGTGGAGTCCGTCATCGCTACCGTGCTGGAGACGACCGAACGGTTACTGACAGACCCGGCCGATTATAACGCTCGCGCCGAGTTTGCCTGGGCGGCGACACTGGCATTGAACGGCCTGACCTATGCAGGCACCTCGGGCTTTGGCTATCCCAACCACATGATCGAGCACTCCCTCTCCGCGTTGTTTAACGTGCCTCATGGCGCAGGCTTGTCGGTAGTCATGCCTGCCTGGATGAAGTGGTTCCACGGTCAGAATCCGGCTCAGTTCGAACGCTTTGCTCAACAGTTGTTCGGCCTGAATACCGCCGAGGAAGGCATTGCGGCCCTTGAGAAATGGTTCGACAAGATTGGCACGCCGACCCGCCTCTCCCAACTCGGCATCACGGAAACGGACTTGCCAGCCATCCTGGAGAATCTCAAGGGCAACGCCCGCTGGTTTGGCTTGGCCGAGATCTACACTCAGGACGTACTGGCAAGCATCCTCCACAAGGCTCTGTAA
- the nrdB gene encoding ribonucleotide-diphosphate reductase subunit beta, with amino-acid sequence MAYSTFCQTQNDQLKEPMFFGQSVNVARYDQQKHEVFERLIEKQLSFFWRPEEVDVSHDRIDYQALPPHEQHIFISNLKYQTLLDSIQGRSPNVALLPLVSIPELETWIETWAFSETIHSRSYTHIIRNIVNSPAQVFDDIVTNEQILKRAGSISHYYDDLIESTALYNLHGEGTHRVAGREVTITLHELKKKLYLCLMSVNALEAIRFYVSFACSFAFAERELMEGNAKIIKMIARDEALHLTGTQHMLNLMRTGQDDPEMAEIAAECEQACFEIFKEAAIQEKEWAEYLFRDGSMIGLNKDILCQYVEYITNLRMSAVGLQPAFAGTKQNPIPWINTWLSSDNVQVAPQEVEVSSYLVGQIDSEVNADDLGDFEL; translated from the coding sequence ATGGCCTATTCAACTTTCTGCCAAACCCAAAACGACCAGCTCAAAGAGCCGATGTTTTTTGGCCAATCGGTCAACGTAGCCCGTTATGATCAACAAAAGCACGAAGTGTTCGAGCGCTTGATCGAGAAACAGCTCTCCTTCTTCTGGCGCCCGGAAGAGGTGGATGTCTCCCACGATCGCATCGACTATCAGGCCCTGCCGCCCCACGAGCAGCACATCTTCATCTCCAACCTGAAGTACCAGACCCTGCTGGACTCCATCCAGGGCCGCAGCCCCAACGTCGCCCTGCTGCCGCTGGTCTCCATTCCGGAGCTGGAGACCTGGATCGAGACTTGGGCTTTTTCCGAGACCATTCACTCTCGCTCCTACACCCACATCATCCGCAATATCGTCAACTCACCGGCCCAGGTGTTCGACGATATCGTGACCAACGAGCAGATCTTGAAGCGCGCTGGCTCCATCAGCCACTACTACGACGATCTGATCGAATCGACCGCGCTCTACAACCTGCACGGTGAAGGCACCCACCGGGTGGCCGGTCGTGAAGTGACCATCACCTTGCACGAGCTGAAGAAAAAGCTCTACCTGTGCCTGATGAGCGTCAACGCACTGGAGGCGATCCGCTTCTACGTCAGCTTCGCCTGCTCCTTTGCCTTCGCCGAGCGCGAACTGATGGAGGGCAACGCCAAGATCATCAAGATGATCGCCCGCGATGAAGCGCTGCACCTGACCGGCACCCAGCACATGCTGAACCTGATGCGTACCGGCCAGGATGACCCCGAGATGGCCGAGATCGCCGCCGAGTGCGAACAGGCCTGCTTCGAGATCTTCAAGGAAGCGGCCATTCAGGAGAAAGAGTGGGCCGAGTACCTGTTCCGGGACGGCTCCATGATCGGCCTGAACAAGGACATCCTCTGCCAGTACGTGGAGTACATCACCAACCTGCGCATGAGCGCGGTCGGCCTGCAACCAGCCTTTGCTGGCACCAAGCAGAACCCGATCCCCTGGATCAACACCTGGCTGTCGTCCGACAACGTACAGGTCGCCCCGCAAGAGGTAGAGGTAAGCTCCTACCTGGTCGGTCAGATCGACAGCGAAGTGAATGCCGATGACTTGGGTGATTTCGAGCTGTGA